In the genome of Fusarium poae strain DAOMC 252244 chromosome 1, whole genome shotgun sequence, the window GACGAAGgcgaagaaggccaagacgaagaagaaaaggacatTGACCGTGCTGAAGATGAACACGAGGACCAAGTTGAGGAGCAagtcgacgacgatgacgattcGGAGGATGAGGAGAACCCAACCGATCCATTTGATGTGCACTTCGCGCACCCCGACGACGACATTGTTGCAAAGAGAGTCAAGTCAGTACAAGAAGGAAATTGGGCAACAACGCGAGCGCTATTACAAACCTTGAGAGCGACCGTCATGTACCCAGCCTCTGATGCGGGATCTGAAGTACCGAAACCTATTGCTGGGCTCGATGGATTGCAGCTTAAgcagaagctcaaggagaCTTCTTCTCGCAAAATTGGCGAGTTCAATACTGTTCAGCGCAATCTGAGCCCGCTTCTTTTTAACTATAACGATGTTTTATTCTGTGACCGTACAGTAAAGAACTCGGACTCTCTGCGAGAATTGACGTGCCTTCATGCGCTCAACCACGTCTTCAAGTGAGCTTCCACACCCATGCTTCAGCTATTGAGAACTACCTGCTAACCAGAAATAAGGACTCGGGACCGCGTAATCAAGAACAACTACAAGCTAGCCAAGGAAGGTCAAGACACCGATTTGGAACTTCGAGACCAAGGCTTCACTCGACCAAAGGTTCTATTCCTCCTGCCCACACGCAACTCTTGTCTTCGCATGGTCAACATGATCCGTGATTTGTGTGAGCCAGATCAGCAGGAAAACCGCAAGCGATTTGACGACGGATACCTGGATAAGGAGGCCAGGTTTGGTGCAGACAGACCGGCCGACTTTAAGGACCTCTTTGAAGGAAGCGATGATGACATGTTCCGTCTTGGAATGAAGTTTACTCGCAAGACGATCAAGTACTTTTCCCAATTCTACAACTCAGACATCCTCTTCGCCAGTCCTCTAGGCCTACGAATGGCCATTGGTTCCGAGGAGGATAAAAAGCTTGACTTTGACTTCCTAAGCTCAATCGAGATGGTTGTTGTAGATCAGGCTGATGCTCTTCTCATGCAAAATTGGGAACATGTTGAGTTTATTTTTGAGCACATGAACATACAGCCTAAGGACGCTCATGGCTGCGACTTCAGCCGCGTGCGAAACTGGTATCTGGAAGACTGGGCAAAGTTCTTCAGGCAAACAATCATTTTGTCTGCCTTTAACACTCCCGAGCTGTCCGAATTGCTTCGGTTACATTGTCACAACTGGGCTGGAAAGGTTCGGCTGCAACCCGAGTACCCTGGCACGCTATCACAACTCGGGGTCAAGGCAAAGCAGACTTTTTCACGATTCCAGTCCAAGTCGGTTGACAAAGATCCTGATGCTAGATTCGAGTATTTCACTTCTGCTATTATCCCTTCGCTTGCCAAGCGAGCAAAGGATGCCACAGGTACTCTTATCTTCGTCCCCTCATATCTCGACTTTGTCCGCGTGCGCAACTACTTTGCGACATCAAGTGCTGTGGAGAACGTCACCTTTGGTGCGATCTCCGAGTACACAGATGTCCCAGAAGCATCTCGGGCGCGCTCACATTTCCTCAGCGGTCGTCACCGGGTGCTACTCTACACAGAGCGAGCACACCACTTCCGACGCTACCAATTCCGTGGTGTGCAGCGGGCCATCTTCTACGGGCTACCCGACAACCCCATCTTCTATACTGAGATTGCAGGCGGATATTTGAGCAAGACTGAGCAGGATCTAAGACTCGAGCCTGGTCAAGGAACCGCAAAGGTCGTGTTTTCCAAGTACGATGTGATGAAGTTGGAGCGAATCGTGGGCTCCAAGAGAGTTGGCAAGATGATCCAGGATCGCGGCGATACCTTTGAATTTCTTTAGATGCGTCTTACTTCAGGAGTATATCGGTAAAGTTGGTATATAGCTTGAGCAAAAGGTTCAAGATTTAATTCAAAAATCAAAAGATTAGATGAAAGTCATGTCATGATATAGTAATTGATACAGTTTTTGTGCAGAGCTTCGCCCTCCTCATAATATGGTACACCTCGTTTCAGTGACGAGTTCTTTTATTGCGACGTCTTCTTCACTGAATCTGGGACGATCCCTGCGGCCATCTCCTTTGCTCTCGCAGCATTCTGATCGGCCGTCTGTTCAGCCTCGACTTCAGCCAGACTGCTCTCGTCCTTTTGTGGTACGGTCTCATCATTAGCCTTGAGAACCATAAACCTTCGCACCATCTCTTCAAAGGGTTCCTCGCCACGGAACTGGGTGACCTTCTTGATGTTCGTCCTTGTGACGGGTGTGTGGTCCATTCCGAGCATACGGTCACGAGCAACGGTCTTGGCTGTCATCATGAAGCGCGAGTCCTTGGGGCCGTCGACGAATTCGAGGATGGCGCTCTCACCCTGATCGTAGGTGTTCTTGGACTCGGTGCGGACAACACGAGTGTAGCCGCCCTCTCGGTCCAAATACCGTGTTCTTAGCTCGCCCAGTAGCTTGGGTAGAAGTGTGTGTGGTGTCTGCAAGTAACTGTTAACGTAATGGTCTTGCTCAATTGTTGATTTGACGTACGTATAGGATACCCTGTGCTGATCTTCGGGCAGGTTCATTGTCCCTCTTGGCCAATGTGATGAGCTTCTCCGCCATGCGCTGGGCTTCCTTCGCCTTGGCGTAGGTTGTGTGTATTTGTTCGTGTTGGACGAGTTGAGTTACGAGACCGCGCAGCAGTGCCATACGGGCTGCTGAGTTGCGGCTCAGATGCCGATATTTGACGGTACCACCAGCCATTATGTCAGGGTTTTAGAATATCGTATCAATTGAGGGAGCGATATAGAGGTTTCGAAGGTGGCAGTCGGTTTGAGAAGGGCGGTTATGCTTGTATTTCCTGTCGTTATCGTGCACGTGGGCGGCTCCGATCCGCAAGTCTGCTGTATTGATCGGACAATTTTTGGTGGAGGGAAATTTTTGGCTGGAGTTTTCGGAGCCGGCTTGTCTTGTCTGCCGAGAGAGCCTCTGCGCTCCGTCAACCCACCACCAACAGAACCTCTTCAACAGCTTCCTAAAGGGAAAACGATACGCGATACCGGGGCAATTGAGCTCGCGCACGCTATGATACGTTGTATTTAAGCTTCAATCgaccgtcactctcaatttGGTCGTGTCCCCAGACGTCAAGAACCCGGCAAATTACCGCATCGATATCGGCCTACTGGACAAAGCTCGAACAGCATTAAATCATGGGCTTTACCACCGGCTTCGTACGCAACTCTACGAGCAAAAAGAATGCAATTGCTTGAATTGACGTGCTAACTGGTTTGCCAGACCGGCGGTGTCACGCTCACCCTCTCCCTTGCCTATCTCTCAGTGCTCGCTCACCAGCGCACTCGTGAGCAACAAGGCTCAGCGCTTCGCGCCCAAGCTCTCGCTCTCCAGGGCTTGATCGACCCTCTGCCACCGCTGCCACCGCCTACGCGGTCCGAAGTCGCAGCAGCCCAAAGGGCTAAGACTGTTGAGATCGCCAAGGACCGATGGAACACTGAAGTCGAGAACGCAGCACGATGGGTGCAGCACACCGATTGGGTCCAAGTACGTGAAGGTCTTGAGGAGACTGCATCACGACTCTGGGCTCGAGCCGTCGGCGCTAGCCCTTCAGAAGTTGCCGACCAGGCTGGACAAAAAGCAAAGGATGCTGAGCGACGAGCAAAGCCTTTCgtgaaggaagaggctgccAAGCTTGGTGACGCCAGTGGAAAGGTCGCAGCGGCGGCCAAGAGCGCTTACAAAAAGGCAAAGGCCGAGACCAAGGAGTTTGCCAGCGTTATTCTGGATCACAGCAAGGATAAGGAGAATGTCGATATTGCTCAAGAGGATGGAACTCTTTCCGCACTGACCCCTGTGGAGCGAGCTCTCCAACAACGATTTAACAAGCCCGAGGACAAGGTGAACAAGACAGTGGAGGATGCACTGAGCGAGAGATACAAGCCTATGGACTCTAGGGATAACACACAACTGAGGGGGGTCTAAGGGTATCTAACAAAAAAGGATTGGATGATTGGCGATGCGTGAATGGAAAGATGTGAGTTATTTGCTGTACACTGCTACTGTACCACTAGTTCTTTGAGCCACTCAAATAGAAATCAAGCTTGGGAATGTTTGATATGATCAACTGAGCTGTTGTTGGAAGTGAGTTCGCATGATGATTAGGGTTAATAATCACTCCCGAAAAGGAGTACATATACAGTGGTTTGAGTCTGCCATGGAATTGTTTTTCTTCGCTATCTCCCATACTCCGAATTATAGTATACCTCTATATACTAAACAAACGCCAGTATTAGACAGTAATGACCACCATGTCTGGCGAAGGCTCACAGGCGAGGAGCAGCAGGCACCATAAAAGCGAGCATAGCAAGAGTCGAGATGGCAAAAGCCATCACAGCAAAAGCCATCATAGCAAGAGTCATGGCAGCAAGAGTCATGGCAGCAGAAGTAGGAGGAGCCGTCATAGTTATAATGACCCATATCGTCATCAAAAACCACCTTCGTTCCTTATGTTTCTATGCTGCGCTGATTCTTGGCCTAGCCCTAGAAAGAGATCCAGTGGGCAGTCGAGATCGCACgggcacaagcacaagcataAGCATAGGAGTTCAAAGAGGAGTTCTCATGGAGTGACTGAATCACGGGTGGGACAATGGGTTGAGGCAGTGCCAACTGATGCACCACCAGTAGACGAGGCACCGGCTGGAGAGTCACCAGCTGGAGAATCACAATCACCAGTTGGAGACTCATCAGCTGAAGAACCGCCAACTCAGCCTGCAGAAGAAAGGTCACCATCGCCTGCAAAGTCAGCTTCAACTAAATCTCATTAAAGGAATAGATTTTTTTATTCAAGCGGACAGTGCCTGTATTTAGATAGACTAGGCAAATAAATGAGCAATGAGTCTCGCACCCGCTGAAGGTATCCATGGATGTGTAGTAATGTGGACTTACACCTCCAACACGTATAACTGCCTGATAGATTTAAACTAAGGCGGTTTGAATGCTTCAGCAGACTAGCTGCCAATATATTGATGCACAAGTTTCACTGCGGCATTGAAAGTGGCTGCCTGAACTATCTACGTGCAGCTTGCATTCCTTCCCATGAAGATACCGGTTTCGCTTTATCATTATTCACCCCTAGGGTATCCGGCAAGTAGAAAAAGGACTAGAATCTTACTCGACCGTTGGTGTTCTTCAAAATGGCAAAAGTTCTGGCTCAGTCTATGCACTTTCCTAGCAAACTACATCTACACGCTTCGCCACATCAACCATCATAAGACTACAACAATCCCTGTCACGGTGGTATGCTTCACGAATACGTATAACTAGTAGCTAGGGTTGCTCCCTGAGGATGTACTCATTCATA includes:
- a CDS encoding hypothetical protein (BUSCO:49615at5125) → MGFTTGFTGGVTLTLSLAYLSVLAHQRTREQQGSALRAQALALQGLIDPLPPLPPPTRSEVAAAQRAKTVEIAKDRWNTEVENAARWVQHTDWVQVREGLEETASRLWARAVGASPSEVADQAGQKAKDAERRAKPFVKEEAAKLGDASGKVAAAAKSAYKKAKAETKEFASVILDHSKDKENVDIAQEDGTLSALTPVERALQQRFNKPEDKVNKTVEDALSERYKPMDSRDNTQLRGV
- a CDS encoding hypothetical protein (BUSCO:49659at5125), with product MAGGTVKYRHLSRNSAARMALLRGLVTQLVQHEQIHTTYAKAKEAQRMAEKLITLAKRDNEPARRSAQGILYTPHTLLPKLLGELRTRYLDREGGYTRVVRTESKNTYDQGESAILEFVDGPKDSRFMMTAKTVARDRMLGMDHTPVTRTNIKKVTQFRGEEPFEEMVRRFMVLKANDETVPQKDESSLAEVEAEQTADQNAARAKEMAAGIVPDSVKKTSQ
- the UTP25 gene encoding rRNA-binding ribosome biosynthesis protein utp25 (BUSCO:14370at5125), which gives rise to MPPRGRGGNFRGRGGRGRGRGGRGGKATSRFGPNRRFDGARLAENDGSESSGSESESAPEDTVMEDIEPESEDDDEQTASSKPYMALLQSFNEDKSAPSSKRRKLDHKEPTQPQSDQDSSSDDEGEEGQDEEEKDIDRAEDEHEDQVEEQVDDDDDSEDEENPTDPFDVHFAHPDDDIVAKRVKSVQEGNWATTRALLQTLRATVMYPASDAGSEVPKPIAGLDGLQLKQKLKETSSRKIGEFNTVQRNLSPLLFNYNDVLFCDRTVKNSDSLRELTCLHALNHVFKTRDRVIKNNYKLAKEGQDTDLELRDQGFTRPKVLFLLPTRNSCLRMVNMIRDLCEPDQQENRKRFDDGYLDKEARFGADRPADFKDLFEGSDDDMFRLGMKFTRKTIKYFSQFYNSDILFASPLGLRMAIGSEEDKKLDFDFLSSIEMVVVDQADALLMQNWEHVEFIFEHMNIQPKDAHGCDFSRVRNWYLEDWAKFFRQTIILSAFNTPELSELLRLHCHNWAGKVRLQPEYPGTLSQLGVKAKQTFSRFQSKSVDKDPDARFEYFTSAIIPSLAKRAKDATGTLIFVPSYLDFVRVRNYFATSSAVENVTFGAISEYTDVPEASRARSHFLSGRHRVLLYTERAHHFRRYQFRGVQRAIFYGLPDNPIFYTEIAGGYLSKTEQDLRLEPGQGTAKVVFSKYDVMKLERIVGSKRVGKMIQDRGDTFEFL